Proteins encoded by one window of Bradyrhizobium sp. B097:
- the pgm gene encoding phosphoglucomutase (alpha-D-glucose-1,6-bisphosphate-dependent) — MTAPNPAAGKPIDPLALANVPRLVTAYFAGKPDAGDPTQRVAFGTSGHRGSSLKNSFNENHILATTQAICDYRREKGLTGPLFIGIDTHALAEPALASAVEVFAANGVEIMIDAQGGYTPTPVISHAILSYNKGRSTGLADGVVITPSHNPPEDGGYKYNPPHGGPADTDVTAVVEKNANRYIEAGLKGVARMPYDRARKAATTHLHDYITPYVADLGNTVDLALIKSAGVKIGIDPLGGAAVHYWQPIIARYGINASVVNNAVDPTFRFMTADWDGKIRMDCSSPYAMASLIGMRDRFDVAFANDTDADRHGIVTRSNGLMNPNHFLATAIAYLFAHRPQWSKDAAIGKTIVSSSIIDRVAKKLGRKLVETPVGFKWFVEGLGSGGFGFAGEESAGASFLKRDGSAWTTDKDGIILGLLAAEIIAKTGRDPSELFNELTAELGVPYYERIDVAATPKQKNALKALGPEQLNMTELAGDAVRAVRTKAPGNDQPFGGIKVESEAGWFAARPSGTEDVYKIYAESFRGPDHLKQIQGDAQAAIAKVF, encoded by the coding sequence GTGACTGCACCAAATCCTGCCGCCGGCAAACCCATCGATCCCTTAGCGCTTGCCAATGTGCCGCGGCTGGTCACGGCCTATTTCGCCGGCAAGCCCGACGCCGGCGATCCCACTCAGCGGGTTGCTTTCGGCACCTCCGGCCATCGCGGCTCGTCGCTGAAGAATTCCTTCAACGAGAACCACATCCTCGCCACCACGCAGGCGATCTGCGACTACCGCCGCGAGAAGGGCCTCACCGGTCCGCTGTTCATCGGCATCGATACCCATGCGCTGGCCGAGCCGGCGCTGGCCAGCGCGGTCGAGGTGTTCGCGGCGAACGGCGTCGAGATCATGATCGACGCGCAGGGCGGCTACACCCCGACGCCGGTGATCTCGCATGCCATCCTGAGCTACAACAAGGGACGCAGCACGGGCCTTGCCGACGGTGTCGTCATCACGCCGTCACACAATCCGCCGGAGGACGGCGGCTATAAATACAATCCGCCGCATGGTGGCCCCGCCGACACCGACGTCACCGCCGTGGTCGAGAAGAATGCCAACCGCTACATCGAGGCCGGCCTCAAGGGTGTCGCGCGGATGCCGTATGATCGCGCGCGCAAGGCCGCGACCACGCATCTGCACGACTACATCACGCCTTATGTTGCCGATCTCGGCAACACCGTCGATCTGGCGCTGATCAAATCCGCCGGCGTCAAGATCGGCATCGATCCGCTCGGCGGCGCGGCGGTGCATTACTGGCAGCCGATCATCGCGCGCTACGGCATCAACGCGTCAGTCGTCAACAATGCAGTCGATCCGACCTTCCGCTTCATGACCGCGGATTGGGACGGCAAGATCCGGATGGACTGCTCGTCGCCTTATGCGATGGCGAGCCTGATCGGGATGCGCGACCGGTTCGACGTCGCCTTTGCCAACGATACCGATGCCGACCGCCATGGCATCGTCACCCGCTCCAACGGGCTGATGAACCCGAACCACTTCCTCGCCACCGCGATCGCCTATCTGTTCGCGCACCGGCCGCAATGGAGCAAGGACGCCGCGATCGGCAAGACCATCGTGTCGAGCTCGATCATCGACCGCGTGGCGAAGAAGCTCGGTCGCAAGCTGGTCGAGACACCGGTCGGCTTCAAATGGTTCGTCGAAGGGCTCGGCAGCGGCGGCTTCGGCTTTGCCGGCGAGGAGAGCGCCGGCGCGTCGTTCCTGAAGCGCGACGGCTCGGCGTGGACCACGGACAAGGACGGCATCATCCTCGGCTTGCTGGCGGCGGAGATCATCGCCAAGACCGGCCGTGATCCCAGCGAATTGTTCAACGAGCTGACCGCCGAACTCGGCGTGCCCTATTACGAGCGCATCGATGTCGCGGCGACGCCGAAGCAGAAGAATGCGCTGAAGGCGCTCGGGCCCGAGCAGCTCAACATGACCGAGCTCGCCGGCGATGCCGTGCGCGCGGTCCGCACCAAGGCGCCGGGCAACGATCAGCCATTCGGCGGCATCAAGGTCGAGAGCGAGGCCGGCTGGTTTGCCGCCCGTCCCTCCGGCACCGAGGATGTCTACAAGATCTACGCCGAAAGCTTCCGCGGGCCGGATCATCTGAAACAGATCCAGGGCGACGCGCAGGCGGCGATCGCCAAGGTGTTCTGA
- a CDS encoding NAD(P)-dependent oxidoreductase, which yields MRVLLTGSSGWLGRFLAPRLRQAGHDVTGLDVVPGGATNVVGSVADRMVVDRVFGDHGIEAVIHGGALHKPDIARFSPQAFVDVNITGTLNLLQAATAAGHDRFVFTSTTSLMISQAIRDDEGHAAVWLDESSGPLEPRNIYGVTKLAAEGLCRLYSREHGLNCAVLRTSRFFPEDDDTIRGIHGENLKAVELLYRRLTVEDAADAHVVALEKIRGFEVFVISAPTPFARSDVAALKIDAAGVIARTFPDAPALFARRGWHLPHSIGRIYDAGKAERLLGFRAVTDFAAVLGALRNGEPLPFAHDPDYVSPSTRLANG from the coding sequence ATGCGCGTATTGTTGACCGGCTCTTCCGGCTGGCTCGGCCGTTTCCTTGCGCCGCGGCTTCGACAGGCCGGTCATGATGTGACTGGCCTCGACGTCGTCCCAGGCGGGGCGACCAATGTGGTCGGCTCCGTGGCCGACCGGATGGTGGTCGATCGAGTGTTCGGCGATCACGGCATTGAGGCCGTGATCCATGGCGGCGCGCTGCACAAGCCCGACATCGCGCGGTTCTCGCCACAGGCCTTTGTCGACGTAAACATCACCGGCACGCTCAATCTGCTGCAGGCGGCGACTGCCGCCGGCCACGACCGCTTCGTGTTCACCTCGACGACATCGCTGATGATCTCGCAGGCGATCCGCGACGACGAAGGCCACGCGGCGGTGTGGCTCGACGAGAGCTCGGGGCCGCTTGAGCCGCGCAACATCTACGGAGTTACAAAACTCGCCGCCGAAGGGTTGTGCCGGCTGTACAGCCGGGAGCATGGGCTGAACTGCGCGGTGCTGCGCACCAGCCGCTTCTTCCCCGAAGACGACGACACGATCCGCGGCATCCATGGCGAGAACCTGAAGGCGGTCGAGCTGCTGTATCGCCGTCTCACGGTCGAGGATGCCGCCGATGCCCATGTCGTGGCGCTGGAGAAGATCCGCGGCTTCGAGGTGTTCGTGATCAGCGCGCCGACGCCGTTTGCGCGCAGCGATGTTGCGGCCCTGAAGATCGACGCGGCCGGCGTGATCGCGCGCACTTTCCCCGATGCGCCGGCGCTGTTTGCGCGTCGGGGCTGGCATCTGCCGCATTCGATCGGCCGGATCTACGACGCGGGCAAGGCCGAGCGGCTGCTCGGTTTCCGCGCGGTAACCGACTTTGCAGCTGTGCTCGGCGCCCTGCGCAACGGCGAGCCGCTTCCCTTTGCGCACGATCCCGATTATGTCTCGCCGTCAACGAGGCTTGCAAATGGCTGA
- a CDS encoding dihydrodipicolinate synthase family protein codes for MADFHGVFPYLVSPVDPAGHVRTEVLGRLCDDLIKAGVHGLTPLGSTGEFAYLNNAQRMQVVATTIEAAQGRVPVVAGVASTSTADAVAQAKAYQKRGAAGILAIMEAYFPLGDAQVESYFRAIADAVDIPVVIYTNPNFQRSDLTLDVIARLAAHPRIGYIKDASTNTGRLLSIMNRCGDSLKVFAASAHIPAAVMLIGGHGWMAGPACIIPRQSVELYNLCRRNRWDEAMALQRKLWRINEAFARFNLAACIKAGLAIQGYDVGDPVPPQAPLAAEQRKVVEAALRDLG; via the coding sequence ATGGCTGACTTTCACGGCGTCTTTCCGTATCTGGTGTCCCCGGTCGACCCCGCCGGCCATGTCCGCACCGAGGTGCTGGGCCGGCTCTGCGACGATCTGATCAAGGCCGGCGTCCATGGGCTGACGCCGCTCGGCTCGACCGGCGAGTTCGCCTATCTCAACAATGCGCAGCGCATGCAGGTGGTGGCGACCACGATCGAGGCCGCGCAGGGCCGCGTGCCCGTGGTGGCCGGCGTCGCCTCGACCTCGACAGCGGATGCGGTGGCACAGGCCAAGGCCTATCAGAAGCGCGGTGCTGCCGGCATTCTCGCGATCATGGAGGCGTATTTTCCGCTCGGTGACGCGCAGGTGGAGTCCTATTTCCGCGCCATTGCCGACGCCGTCGACATTCCGGTCGTGATCTACACCAATCCGAATTTCCAGCGCTCCGACCTCACGCTCGACGTCATCGCGCGCCTCGCCGCGCATCCGCGGATCGGCTACATCAAGGACGCCTCGACCAACACCGGCCGGCTGCTGTCGATCATGAACCGCTGCGGCGACAGCCTGAAAGTGTTCGCGGCCTCCGCCCATATTCCGGCCGCGGTGATGCTGATCGGCGGCCATGGCTGGATGGCGGGACCTGCCTGCATCATCCCGCGCCAGAGCGTCGAGCTCTACAATCTGTGCCGGCGCAACCGCTGGGACGAGGCGATGGCCCTGCAGCGCAAGCTCTGGCGCATCAACGAGGCGTTCGCCCGCTTCAACCTCGCCGCCTGCATCAAGGCCGGGCTCGCGATCCAGGGTTATGATGTCGGCGACCCCGTGCCGCCGCAGGCGCCGCTCGCGGCCGAGCAGCGCAAGGTCGTCGAGGCCGCGTTGCGCGATCTCGGTTGA
- a CDS encoding xanthine dehydrogenase family protein molybdopterin-binding subunit, whose amino-acid sequence MNILPGNMRFGAGQPVKRLEDQRLLTGKGHFIDDKPQDGALWLHVLRSPHAHANIKSIDAKAALEMPGVKAVYTGADLVKDDIGTLPTLAIFKRPDGSPMTVPPRRLLAHEVVRYAGEGVAAVVATSRVLAQTAAEAIEVDYEVLPSVVDPVEAIKSGAPAVWPEAPDNIVAAMSYGDAAKVEEAFAGAAHKVSLDLVSQRLVPSAMEPRSTIAEIEKKTGRLILHVQSQTPGSTRDLLAESILKRPKDSVRVLVGDIGGGFGQKTSLYPEDGIVAYAATKLNEKIRWRGDRTDEFVGGTHGRDLTSTGEFALDAKGRVLAYRVRSIGGTGAYSSGTANIIPLVLGPFVQTGVYDLPLVHFEVKSVMTNTAPVGAYRGAGRPEAVFIVERLFDAAARQIGMDPRTIRKVNYIKPAQLPYTNAVGQVYDSGAFAHMLERASDLADWNGFAARKKAAKKKGLLYGRGLTSYIEWTGGRAHTENVSLHATAEGRVILHSGTMAMGQGLATTYTQMIADTLGIAMDKIDVIQGDTDLATGFGSVGSRSLYVGGTAVAVSANDMINKARDKASHLLEASVGDIEYRDGFLTVVGTDRRISLFEIAKKESGAKLSVESEGNVDGPSWPNGTHICEVEIDPETGVTRVVRYTTVDDVGVAVNPMLVTGQVHGGVVQGIGQALYESVAYSEEGQLLTASYQDYCIPRASDVPPITVTLDPSAPCKTNPLGAKGCGESGAIGGPPCITNGVMDALSEVGITQLNTPLTPVKIWQAIQDAKVGT is encoded by the coding sequence ATGAACATTCTTCCCGGCAATATGCGTTTTGGTGCGGGCCAGCCGGTCAAGCGTCTCGAGGACCAGCGGCTGCTCACCGGGAAGGGGCATTTCATCGACGACAAGCCGCAGGACGGCGCGCTCTGGCTGCACGTGCTGCGCTCGCCGCATGCCCATGCCAACATCAAGTCGATCGACGCCAAGGCGGCGCTCGAGATGCCCGGCGTCAAGGCGGTCTATACCGGCGCGGACCTCGTGAAGGACGATATCGGCACGCTGCCGACGCTGGCGATCTTCAAGCGGCCGGACGGCTCGCCGATGACCGTGCCGCCGCGGCGCCTGCTGGCGCACGAGGTTGTGCGTTATGCCGGCGAGGGTGTCGCGGCTGTGGTCGCGACCTCGCGCGTGCTGGCGCAGACCGCGGCCGAAGCGATTGAGGTCGATTACGAGGTGCTGCCCTCGGTGGTCGATCCGGTCGAGGCGATCAAATCAGGTGCGCCGGCGGTCTGGCCGGAGGCGCCCGACAACATCGTGGCCGCGATGAGCTATGGCGACGCGGCCAAGGTCGAGGAGGCCTTTGCCGGCGCCGCGCACAAGGTGTCGCTCGACCTGGTCAGCCAGCGCCTGGTGCCGTCGGCGATGGAGCCGCGCTCGACCATTGCCGAGATCGAGAAGAAGACCGGACGGCTGATTCTCCACGTGCAGTCGCAGACCCCGGGCTCGACCCGCGATCTCCTGGCGGAATCGATCCTGAAGCGGCCGAAGGACAGCGTGCGCGTGCTGGTCGGCGATATCGGCGGCGGCTTCGGCCAGAAGACCAGCCTCTATCCCGAAGACGGCATCGTCGCCTACGCCGCGACCAAGCTGAACGAGAAGATCCGCTGGCGCGGCGACCGCACCGACGAGTTCGTCGGCGGCACCCACGGCCGCGACCTCACCTCGACCGGCGAGTTCGCGCTCGATGCCAAGGGCCGCGTGCTGGCCTATCGTGTGCGCTCGATCGGCGGCACCGGCGCGTACTCGTCGGGTACCGCCAACATCATCCCGCTGGTGCTCGGCCCGTTCGTGCAGACCGGCGTCTACGATCTGCCGCTGGTGCATTTCGAGGTGAAGTCTGTCATGACCAACACCGCGCCGGTCGGCGCCTATCGCGGCGCCGGCAGGCCCGAGGCGGTGTTCATCGTCGAGCGGCTGTTCGATGCCGCGGCGCGCCAGATCGGCATGGACCCGCGCACCATCCGCAAGGTCAACTACATCAAGCCGGCGCAACTGCCCTACACCAATGCGGTCGGGCAGGTGTATGACTCCGGCGCCTTCGCGCACATGCTGGAGCGCGCATCCGATTTGGCCGACTGGAACGGTTTTGCCGCGCGCAAGAAGGCGGCGAAGAAGAAAGGCCTGCTCTACGGCCGTGGCCTGACCAGCTACATCGAATGGACCGGCGGCCGCGCCCACACCGAAAACGTCTCGCTGCATGCGACCGCCGAAGGCCGCGTCATCCTGCACTCCGGCACCATGGCGATGGGGCAGGGCCTCGCCACTACGTATACCCAGATGATCGCTGATACGCTCGGCATTGCCATGGACAAGATCGACGTCATCCAGGGCGACACCGATCTCGCCACCGGCTTCGGCAGCGTCGGCTCGCGCTCGCTGTACGTCGGCGGCACCGCGGTTGCGGTCTCCGCCAATGACATGATCAACAAGGCGCGCGACAAGGCCTCCCATCTGCTCGAAGCCTCCGTCGGGGACATCGAGTATCGCGACGGCTTCCTCACCGTGGTCGGCACCGACAGGCGCATCAGCCTGTTCGAGATCGCAAAGAAGGAAAGCGGCGCCAAGCTCTCGGTCGAGAGCGAGGGCAATGTCGACGGCCCGAGCTGGCCGAACGGCACCCATATCTGCGAGGTCGAGATCGATCCCGAGACCGGCGTGACGCGGGTGGTGCGCTACACCACGGTCGACGACGTCGGCGTCGCGGTCAATCCGATGCTGGTGACGGGGCAGGTGCATGGCGGCGTCGTCCAGGGCATCGGCCAGGCCCTGTACGAGAGCGTGGCCTACAGCGAGGAAGGTCAGCTTCTGACCGCAAGCTATCAGGACTATTGCATCCCGCGCGCCTCCGACGTTCCGCCGATCACGGTGACGCTCGATCCCTCCGCGCCGTGCAAGACCAATCCGCTCGGTGCCAAGGGTTGCGGCGAGTCGGGCGCGATCGGCGGGCCGCCCTGCATCACCAACGGCGTGATGGATGCGCTGAGCGAGGTCGGGATCACCCAGCTCAACACGCCGCTGACGCCGGTGAAGATCTGGCAGGCGATCCAGGACGCGAAGGTGGGGACTTAG
- a CDS encoding acyl-CoA dehydrogenase family protein, whose amino-acid sequence MNLTFSAEERAFEKEVRDYIAESLTPEMKRATALTPSVFSDPDIGMAWQRALHKKGWGAPGWPVDHGGPDWTPAQRWIFEAECARAGVPNVNVMGVKMVGPVIIGFGSPEQQNFYLPRILSGEDYWCQGYSEPGSGSDLSSLKTRAVRDGDDYVINGTKIWTTHAHHANRMFALVRTNEGERQQDGISFILIDMKTPGITTRPILTIGGDHEVNQVFFDDVRVPVANRVGEEGKGWTYGKYLLEFERGSGIASAKLREALKTISDLAGSEVTGRAIEDPDIAMRMSEVEVDIDALEMTELRVLSALQTGQNPGAVSSLIKLRVSEIRQAVTRLGVDVIGQDGLAVEPARPFYRLNHEPAIPEELLPVVPEYLNGRAYTIFGGSSEIQRDIIAKMVLGL is encoded by the coding sequence ATGAATCTCACCTTCAGCGCCGAGGAACGTGCTTTCGAAAAGGAAGTCCGCGACTACATCGCCGAGAGCCTGACGCCGGAAATGAAGCGCGCCACCGCGCTGACGCCGTCGGTGTTCTCCGACCCTGACATCGGCATGGCCTGGCAGCGCGCGCTGCACAAGAAGGGCTGGGGCGCGCCGGGCTGGCCGGTGGACCATGGCGGGCCGGACTGGACGCCGGCGCAGCGTTGGATCTTCGAGGCCGAATGTGCCCGCGCCGGCGTGCCCAATGTCAACGTGATGGGCGTCAAGATGGTCGGCCCCGTCATCATCGGCTTCGGCTCCCCTGAGCAGCAGAACTTTTACCTCCCGCGAATCCTCTCGGGTGAAGACTACTGGTGCCAGGGTTATTCCGAGCCGGGTTCGGGCTCGGATCTTTCGTCACTGAAGACCCGCGCGGTGCGCGACGGTGACGACTACGTCATCAACGGGACCAAGATCTGGACCACGCATGCGCATCACGCCAACCGCATGTTCGCGCTGGTGCGCACCAATGAGGGCGAGCGGCAGCAGGACGGCATCAGCTTCATCCTGATCGACATGAAGACGCCTGGAATCACCACGCGCCCGATCCTGACCATCGGCGGCGACCACGAGGTCAACCAGGTGTTCTTCGACGATGTTCGCGTGCCCGTCGCCAACCGCGTCGGCGAGGAAGGCAAGGGCTGGACCTATGGCAAATATCTGCTCGAGTTCGAGCGCGGCTCCGGCATCGCCTCCGCCAAGCTGCGCGAGGCGCTGAAGACGATCTCCGATCTCGCAGGTTCCGAAGTCACCGGCCGCGCCATCGAGGACCCTGATATCGCGATGCGGATGTCGGAGGTCGAGGTCGATATCGATGCGCTCGAAATGACCGAGCTCAGGGTGCTGTCGGCGCTGCAGACCGGACAGAATCCCGGCGCGGTGTCGTCGCTGATCAAGCTGCGGGTCAGCGAAATCCGCCAGGCCGTGACGCGGCTCGGCGTCGACGTGATCGGTCAGGACGGCCTTGCCGTCGAGCCGGCGCGGCCGTTCTACCGGCTCAACCACGAGCCGGCGATCCCGGAAGAACTGCTGCCGGTGGTGCCCGAATATCTCAACGGGCGGGCGTATACGATCTTCGGCGGCTCGTCGGAGATCCAGCGCGACATCATCGCGAAGATGGTGTTGGGGCTCTAG
- a CDS encoding acyl-CoA dehydrogenase, translated as MDLTLSDEQRLLRESADRFVAETFTSEHRKKSANDPHGYSPAIWKQFAELGWLALPISEAHGGLGGGAIEIGLLMEAFGRGLVSEPFLSTVVIGAALVAECGTEAQQQVILPKVAEGALTLAFAHSERAARFDLGHIDTTATRTADGWLLSGSKIAVLDGASANQIIVSARVANANGASGKLGLFLVPAGTSGLTLRDYARLGGGRGCNLDLRDVQLPADAVLGDGQDALPAIETVVDRAMAALGAEAVGIMQTLLDTTLEYTKIRKQFGRPLSANQVIRHRLADVAMQVDEARSMALRAALMANAEPVARSRAASGAKAKIGKCARFVAEQAVQLHGAMGVTEELDIGAYFKRLLAFDTLFGGSAHHYRRHAALSGRAHA; from the coding sequence ATGGACCTCACCCTCAGCGACGAGCAGCGCCTGCTGCGCGAAAGTGCCGACCGCTTCGTGGCGGAGACCTTTACATCAGAGCACCGCAAGAAATCGGCGAACGATCCGCATGGCTATTCGCCCGCGATCTGGAAGCAGTTCGCCGAGCTCGGCTGGCTGGCGCTGCCGATCAGCGAGGCCCACGGCGGACTCGGCGGCGGCGCGATCGAGATCGGGCTGTTGATGGAAGCGTTCGGGCGCGGCCTGGTGTCCGAGCCATTCCTCTCCACCGTCGTGATTGGTGCTGCGCTGGTTGCCGAATGCGGCACCGAGGCGCAGCAGCAGGTCATCCTGCCCAAGGTCGCCGAGGGCGCGCTCACGCTCGCGTTTGCGCATTCGGAGCGCGCCGCGCGGTTCGACCTCGGCCATATCGACACGACGGCCACCAGGACCGCCGACGGCTGGCTTTTGAGCGGCAGCAAGATCGCGGTGCTCGACGGCGCATCGGCCAACCAGATCATCGTCTCGGCCCGCGTCGCCAATGCCAACGGCGCATCCGGCAAGCTCGGCTTGTTCCTGGTGCCGGCTGGAACATCCGGCCTCACCCTGCGCGACTACGCGCGACTTGGCGGCGGGCGCGGCTGCAACCTCGATCTCAGGGATGTGCAATTGCCGGCCGACGCGGTGCTCGGCGACGGCCAGGATGCGCTGCCCGCGATCGAGACCGTGGTCGACCGCGCGATGGCTGCGCTCGGCGCCGAGGCGGTCGGCATCATGCAGACGCTGCTCGACACCACGCTCGAATACACCAAAATTCGAAAACAGTTCGGCCGGCCACTGTCGGCCAACCAGGTGATCCGCCATCGCCTTGCCGACGTGGCGATGCAGGTCGACGAGGCGCGCTCGATGGCGCTGCGCGCCGCGCTGATGGCCAACGCCGAACCGGTCGCCCGCAGCCGTGCCGCATCCGGCGCCAAGGCGAAGATCGGCAAATGCGCGCGCTTCGTCGCCGAGCAGGCAGTCCAGCTGCACGGCGCCATGGGCGTCACGGAAGAACTCGACATCGGCGCCTATTTCAAGCGGCTGCTCGCCTTCGACACACTGTTCGGCGGCAGTGCTCATCATTATCGCCGCCACGCCGCGTTGAGCGGCCGCGCCCACGCCTAA
- a CDS encoding enoyl-CoA hydratase, with the protein MNRPEARNAQNLQMTYDLNAAFDQAVQDEAVKVIILAGNGPHFSAGHDLRPGAKNQAGVDFPPVGNWGGFAEPNAHGRFAREQEIYLQITRRWRNLAKPTIAEVHGKCIAGGLMLAWACDLIVASHDAEFCDPVVTMGVCGVEWFVHPWELGARKAKEMLFTADVWSADEAHRLGMVNHVVPRGDLSSFTLALARRIAAKPAFALKLSKEAVNRSIDIMGQPAAIDQAFALHQLCHAHNLQEFGMVVDPAGLHPSVKKNANVK; encoded by the coding sequence ATGAACCGCCCTGAGGCGCGCAACGCCCAGAACCTGCAGATGACCTACGACCTCAATGCCGCCTTCGACCAGGCGGTGCAGGACGAAGCGGTCAAGGTCATCATCCTCGCCGGCAACGGCCCGCATTTTTCGGCCGGTCATGATCTCAGGCCTGGGGCCAAGAACCAGGCCGGCGTCGATTTCCCGCCAGTCGGAAATTGGGGCGGCTTCGCCGAACCCAACGCGCATGGGCGCTTCGCGCGCGAGCAGGAGATCTACCTGCAGATCACACGGCGCTGGCGCAACCTCGCCAAGCCGACGATCGCCGAAGTGCACGGCAAGTGCATCGCCGGCGGGCTGATGCTGGCCTGGGCCTGCGACCTGATTGTCGCCAGCCACGATGCCGAATTCTGCGATCCCGTGGTGACGATGGGCGTCTGCGGCGTCGAGTGGTTCGTGCATCCCTGGGAGCTTGGCGCGCGCAAGGCCAAGGAGATGCTGTTCACCGCCGACGTCTGGAGCGCCGACGAGGCGCATCGCCTCGGCATGGTCAATCACGTCGTGCCGCGCGGCGATCTCTCCTCCTTCACGTTGGCGCTGGCGCGACGGATCGCGGCCAAGCCCGCCTTTGCGCTGAAGCTGTCGAAGGAGGCGGTGAACCGCTCGATCGACATCATGGGCCAGCCCGCCGCGATCGATCAGGCCTTCGCGCTGCATCAGCTATGCCACGCGCACAATCTGCAGGAATTCGGAATGGTGGTGGACCCCGCCGGTCTGCATCCCTCCGTCAAGAAAAACGCCAACGTGAAGTGA
- a CDS encoding LemA family protein produces MRKLWTVLAALATLSLTNCGYNAIQTNDETVKSSWSEVVNQYQRRADLVPNLVNSVKGFAQQEKDVLLGVTNARAKVGSIQATPEVLNDPAAFQKFTQAQGELTSALSRLLVVTENYPQLKSDALFRDLMAQLEGTENRITVARNRYIKAVQDYNVGIRTFPNNLTAMVFGYKEKPNFSVENEKEISTAPKVDFNPTPAPAPSK; encoded by the coding sequence ATGCGCAAGCTTTGGACCGTGCTGGCAGCGCTGGCGACTTTGAGCCTGACCAACTGCGGCTACAACGCGATCCAGACCAATGACGAGACGGTGAAGTCGAGCTGGTCGGAGGTGGTGAACCAGTACCAGCGGCGCGCCGATCTGGTGCCGAACCTCGTCAATTCGGTGAAGGGCTTTGCGCAGCAGGAGAAGGACGTGCTGCTCGGCGTCACCAACGCGCGCGCCAAGGTCGGCAGCATCCAGGCGACGCCTGAAGTGCTCAACGATCCGGCCGCGTTCCAGAAGTTCACGCAGGCGCAGGGCGAACTGACCAGCGCGCTGTCGCGGCTCCTGGTCGTGACGGAGAACTACCCGCAGCTGAAATCGGATGCGCTGTTCCGCGACCTGATGGCACAGCTCGAAGGCACTGAAAACCGCATCACCGTGGCGCGCAACCGCTACATCAAGGCGGTGCAGGACTATAACGTCGGCATCCGTACCTTCCCGAACAATCTGACCGCGATGGTGTTCGGCTACAAGGAGAAGCCCAACTTCTCGGTCGAGAACGAGAAGGAGATTTCGACCGCGCCCAAGGTCGATTTCAATCCGACGCCCGCGCCCGCGCCGTCGAAATAG
- a CDS encoding YgcG family protein, whose translation MTTARVFLLAFLLGFVCPAWAEVAVPQLTGRIVDQTGTLSASDVASLNDRLKDLEARKGSQIAVLIVPTTAEETIEQFSIRVAEAWKIGRKKIDDGALFVVAKNDRHLRIEVGYGLEGVLSDVVTHRIIDEDITPKFKAGDFAGGISAGVDRMIRLINGEHLPAPEPEHWQGPNLVDLANPVTIFVVIIVASVLRAMLGRLLGSAATGGIVGVFIWMVAGSLATALVVGLFAAIAALIFGGLNFGGPAAGSGPYRRGGGYSGGWSGGGGGWSSGSSSSDSGGFSGGGGSFGGGGASGSW comes from the coding sequence ATGACCACCGCACGCGTCTTCCTGCTCGCCTTCCTGCTGGGCTTCGTGTGCCCGGCGTGGGCCGAGGTCGCGGTGCCTCAGCTCACCGGCCGCATCGTCGATCAGACCGGGACGCTGTCGGCGAGCGATGTTGCGTCGCTGAACGACAGGCTGAAGGATCTGGAGGCCCGCAAGGGCAGCCAGATTGCGGTCCTGATCGTGCCGACGACGGCTGAGGAAACCATCGAGCAGTTCTCGATTCGCGTTGCGGAGGCCTGGAAGATCGGGCGCAAGAAGATCGATGACGGCGCGCTATTCGTCGTCGCCAAGAACGACCGGCATTTGCGCATCGAGGTCGGCTACGGCCTCGAAGGCGTGCTGAGCGACGTCGTCACCCACCGCATCATCGACGAGGACATCACGCCGAAATTCAAGGCCGGCGATTTCGCCGGCGGCATTTCGGCCGGCGTCGACCGCATGATCCGCCTGATCAATGGCGAGCACCTGCCGGCGCCGGAGCCCGAGCATTGGCAGGGCCCCAATCTCGTCGATCTCGCCAATCCGGTGACGATCTTTGTCGTCATCATCGTGGCGAGCGTGTTGCGCGCGATGCTGGGGCGGCTGCTGGGCTCGGCGGCGACCGGCGGCATCGTCGGCGTCTTCATCTGGATGGTGGCCGGCTCGCTCGCCACTGCCCTGGTGGTCGGGCTGTTCGCTGCCATTGCGGCGCTGATCTTCGGCGGATTGAATTTTGGCGGTCCGGCGGCCGGCTCGGGACCATACCGGCGCGGCGGCGGATATTCCGGCGGCTGGTCGGGCGGCGGCGGTGGCTGGAGCAGCGGCTCGAGCTCGAGCGACAGCGGCGGCTTCAGCGGCGGAGGCGGCAGCTTCGGCGGCGGCGGCGCTTCGGGGAGCTGGTAG